Proteins from one Candidatus Margulisiibacteriota bacterium genomic window:
- a CDS encoding glycosyltransferase, with the protein MHKSLISVIVPVYNVEKYLARCIESIRVQTYSNTEIILVDDGSSDKCPEICDGYAMADERIKVIHKMNGGTSSARNAGLDIMNGEFVSFVDSDDFLHPDCLEILYEMCINGQCEIAQCAYVKGMSDNFNGILVKGKNDVYNKVDALISRRVRAGVCGRLYKSGLFNNERFPCGKTYEDEAMTYRIVYKASRIAITGKKLYYYFQTPVSIMRNTKHFISTDFIDILEKRLEYFRDKEKSLLELSYEYFCLSLMLFYIRCKKDRKNTNDRRQILLLYNHMYNKSVKNEITPLKYKLMFTLFRTCPDACSFAVNFLRLRK; encoded by the coding sequence ATGCATAAATCCCTTATATCGGTTATTGTGCCTGTATATAATGTTGAGAAATACCTGGCGCGCTGTATAGAAAGCATCAGAGTGCAGACATATTCAAATACAGAAATTATACTGGTGGATGACGGTTCATCTGATAAATGCCCTGAAATTTGCGACGGGTATGCCATGGCGGATGAACGAATTAAGGTTATTCATAAGATGAACGGCGGCACATCTTCGGCGCGCAACGCTGGACTGGATATAATGAACGGGGAATTTGTCAGTTTTGTTGACAGTGATGATTTTTTACATCCGGACTGCCTGGAAATTTTATATGAGATGTGCATAAACGGCCAATGTGAAATCGCGCAATGTGCATACGTTAAGGGCATGTCGGATAATTTTAACGGCATTCTTGTTAAAGGCAAAAATGATGTTTATAATAAGGTGGATGCTTTGATTAGCAGAAGAGTGCGCGCCGGGGTATGTGGCCGCCTTTACAAATCAGGGCTCTTTAATAATGAAAGGTTCCCTTGCGGGAAAACGTATGAGGATGAGGCAATGACCTACCGTATCGTTTACAAGGCCAGCAGAATAGCTATTACCGGTAAAAAACTGTATTATTATTTCCAGACGCCCGTGAGTATAATGAGGAACACAAAGCATTTCATATCAACGGATTTTATAGATATACTTGAAAAGAGACTGGAATATTTCAGAGATAAGGAAAAATCTCTCCTGGAACTGTCTTATGAATATTTTTGTCTCTCGCTGATGCTTTTTTATATCCGTTGCAAAAAAGACAGGAAAAACACAAATGATAGAAGACAGATATTACTCTTATACAATCACATGTATAACAAAAGCGTTAAAAATGAGATTACACCGCTGAAGTATAAGTTGATGTTCACTCTTTTCAGAACATGTCCGGATGCATGTTCTTTTGCCGTGAACTTTTTACGTCTCAGAAAGTAA
- a CDS encoding glycosyltransferase family 1 protein: protein MDDRLKILLITDEVWNDAVHPKNVLSNWFEGFNAEFAQIYCSSGIPGNKCCWKYFQLTDRMMLKSIFGGEKAGRTFETFNGIRGSDGDVPENEENKKIVSLMKSIVSEPARAVRDWIWLTGRYDEGKLKQFISEFKPDVVFCPRYATRKMLRLERKIYELSGKPMVAFTGDDEYSLKQLRFSLVYWIRRFLVRKDIRKTMPVYSKYYTLSSEQLQEYKNNFNIDAGILKKCADFNGVQIKKSVNSPIKIIYAGKLYCQRWRTLVEINRALKKINKDGTKMTLDIYTKDRITARQKKMLDDNKNSFLMGAVPEEELRKVYQNADIALHVEALDLQNRLTTRLSFSTKIIDCLASGCAVMVISWARHSGYAYLKKEDAAICIDNYEKIGTVLGSIIKNPEILLEYAKKAWECGKRNHQIDIIQKNLYKDLTNLAGKNKNENITD, encoded by the coding sequence ATGGATGACAGGTTAAAAATTCTGTTGATTACCGACGAGGTCTGGAACGATGCGGTTCATCCTAAAAACGTTCTGTCAAACTGGTTTGAAGGATTTAATGCCGAATTTGCCCAGATATATTGCAGTTCGGGCATTCCCGGTAATAAGTGCTGCTGGAAATACTTTCAATTAACCGACAGGATGATGCTGAAGAGTATTTTTGGAGGTGAAAAAGCGGGAAGGACATTTGAAACCTTCAATGGCATCCGCGGCTCTGACGGCGATGTGCCTGAAAATGAAGAAAACAAGAAAATTGTCTCATTGATGAAATCAATTGTGTCGGAACCCGCCAGGGCAGTCAGGGACTGGATATGGTTAACAGGCAGGTACGACGAAGGGAAGTTGAAACAATTTATATCTGAATTCAAGCCGGATGTGGTTTTCTGCCCGCGGTATGCCACAAGGAAAATGTTACGGTTGGAGAGAAAAATATACGAATTGTCCGGCAAACCGATGGTTGCTTTTACCGGAGACGATGAGTATTCGTTGAAGCAGTTAAGATTTTCGCTGGTTTACTGGATTAGGCGGTTTTTAGTAAGGAAGGATATTAGAAAAACAATGCCTGTTTATTCTAAATACTATACTCTGTCCTCGGAACAGTTGCAGGAATATAAAAATAACTTTAATATTGACGCAGGCATTTTAAAAAAATGCGCCGATTTCAACGGGGTACAGATTAAAAAGAGCGTAAACAGCCCGATTAAGATAATCTACGCAGGTAAATTATATTGTCAGAGATGGAGAACCCTCGTTGAGATTAACAGAGCATTGAAAAAAATAAATAAAGACGGAACGAAAATGACGCTTGATATATATACAAAAGACAGAATAACCGCCAGACAAAAAAAAATGCTGGACGACAATAAAAATTCTTTTCTGATGGGAGCGGTTCCGGAAGAAGAATTGAGAAAAGTTTATCAAAACGCCGATATTGCTCTACATGTTGAAGCGCTGGACCTGCAAAACAGGTTGACGACAAGACTTTCGTTTTCAACTAAAATTATTGATTGTCTCGCAAGCGGTTGTGCGGTGATGGTAATCAGCTGGGCGCGGCATTCGGGTTATGCGTATTTGAAGAAGGAGGATGCGGCCATATGCATTGATAACTATGAGAAAATCGGCACTGTGCTGGGCTCTATTATAAAGAACCCTGAAATCTTGCTTGAATATGCAAAAAAAGCGTGGGAATGCGGGAAGCGCAATCATCAGATAGACATAATTCAAAAAAACCTGTATAAAGATTTAACCAACTTGGCAGGTAAAAATAAAAATGAAAATATTACAGATTAA
- a CDS encoding glycosyltransferase, with protein MKILQINAVNGIRSTGRICVEIAEYLNKNGQEGYIAYASGVPYEKGYRIGTKWERKLHALFSRISGMQAYFSGKGTRKLLDYIEKIKPDVVHLHNLHSNYINLGILLAYLAENDIPIILTLHDCWFYTGRCFYYTMNNCFQWQKECIRCPNENRTNPTWFFDRCRRMYHDKKAWFKKIPRLAVVGVSDWVTNEARKSFLSSAKIITRIYNWIDLKIFKPVGTDELRRKLGLENHFVILGVASIWSSAKGLDKFIELADSIPAHMRIVLVGSIKGHVRLHQNIIHIQETHNVNELVQYYSMADVFVNFSPEETFGKVTAEALACCTPAIVINSTANPELIGKGCGYVVEANDINAVFDAISQVYRNGKEYYTGNCIAFAKENFNMENRIKDYFRLYHEISGKGRNI; from the coding sequence ATGAAAATATTACAGATTAATGCAGTAAATGGGATAAGGAGTACAGGCCGTATCTGTGTTGAAATAGCGGAGTACCTGAATAAAAATGGGCAGGAGGGGTACATCGCCTATGCGTCCGGAGTTCCTTATGAAAAGGGATACAGAATTGGAACAAAATGGGAGAGGAAATTACATGCATTATTTTCCCGGATATCCGGTATGCAGGCATATTTTTCCGGGAAAGGCACAAGAAAACTCCTGGATTACATAGAGAAAATTAAGCCTGACGTCGTACATTTGCACAATCTGCACAGTAATTATATTAATCTGGGAATTCTGCTTGCCTACCTTGCGGAGAATGATATACCCATTATTCTCACCCTGCACGACTGCTGGTTTTATACAGGTAGATGCTTTTATTATACGATGAACAATTGTTTCCAATGGCAGAAGGAATGTATCAGGTGTCCAAATGAGAATCGGACCAACCCGACATGGTTTTTTGACCGGTGCAGGAGAATGTACCATGATAAAAAAGCATGGTTCAAGAAGATACCAAGGTTGGCAGTTGTCGGGGTATCTGATTGGGTGACAAATGAGGCGAGAAAATCTTTTCTCTCTTCAGCAAAAATAATAACACGGATATATAACTGGATTGACCTGAAAATTTTTAAACCTGTTGGTACTGATGAATTGAGGCGGAAGCTGGGTTTAGAGAATCATTTTGTTATATTAGGTGTTGCCAGCATATGGAGTAGTGCAAAGGGATTAGATAAATTCATTGAATTGGCTGATAGTATCCCGGCACATATGCGCATTGTATTGGTAGGCAGTATAAAGGGTCATGTGCGGTTACATCAAAACATAATTCATATTCAAGAGACCCATAATGTCAATGAACTTGTTCAGTATTATTCAATGGCAGACGTGTTCGTGAATTTCTCTCCTGAAGAAACGTTCGGAAAAGTGACTGCGGAAGCGCTTGCCTGCTGTACCCCTGCAATCGTAATCAATTCAACCGCTAACCCGGAATTGATTGGAAAAGGATGCGGATATGTTGTGGAAGCGAATGATATTAATGCTGTTTTTGATGCCATATCGCAGGTATACCGGAACGGCAAAGAATATTATACAGGCAACTGTATTGCTTTTGCGAAAGAAAACTTTAATATGGAGAACAGGATCAAAGATTATTTTAGGTTATATCATGAAATTTCAGGAAAAGGGCGGAATATATGA